In Curtobacterium sp. MCPF17_002, one genomic interval encodes:
- a CDS encoding prepilin-type N-terminal cleavage/methylation domain-containing protein — MQRIRSAVSGERREDGLTLIELLVAMGLFAVLLAIVGGTFYSITRATTFAAARDQNSRNASNAMNEIVRKVRAAADNPRVGASDSPAFISAGRSSVQFTTLVATGRDAVPQQVTFSVSSDGFLTEKVVAGTTTDNAYYTFSGSGATSTIASSIEVPDGSGTPVFQYLDVSNNVLPLNAAGVIPADQIGQIAFVQVTLRLSSTASTLKNGITLQNTIGLPNLLEPTGDST; from the coding sequence ATGCAGCGCATCCGCTCCGCCGTCAGCGGTGAGCGCAGGGAAGACGGGCTCACCCTGATCGAGCTCCTCGTCGCGATGGGGCTGTTCGCGGTCCTTCTCGCCATCGTCGGAGGCACGTTCTACTCGATCACGCGGGCGACGACCTTCGCGGCGGCTCGCGACCAGAACAGCCGGAACGCCTCCAACGCGATGAACGAGATCGTGCGCAAGGTCCGCGCTGCAGCGGACAACCCTCGCGTCGGCGCGAGCGACTCCCCGGCCTTCATCTCCGCGGGTCGCTCGTCGGTCCAGTTCACGACGCTCGTCGCGACCGGCCGCGACGCCGTGCCGCAGCAGGTCACATTCTCGGTCAGCTCAGACGGCTTCCTCACGGAGAAGGTCGTCGCCGGAACCACGACCGACAACGCGTACTACACGTTCAGCGGCTCTGGTGCGACCTCCACGATCGCGTCGTCGATCGAGGTGCCGGACGGCTCGGGGACGCCGGTCTTCCAGTACCTCGACGTCTCGAACAACGTGTTGCCGCTGAACGCGGCTGGCGTGATCCCAGCCGACCAGATCGGTCAGATCGCGTTCGTGCAGGTCACCCTCCGCTTGTCGTCGACGGCGAGCACCCTCAAGAACGGCATCACCCTGCAGAACACGATCGGGCTGCCGAACCTCCTCGAGCCGACGGGAGACTCCACGTGA
- a CDS encoding type II secretion system protein, translating into MLHALRERPRPSDDGFTLIEVIVAITVFGIIIAGALVGVVSVMRITSDNSARSQAVNLAAGAIDTARIDAQNNITGMAGTTTQPTVDGRQYTVKRTLDWQYTNGTTNRCSAAATGTAAQLLFLNVHITVTWPGMGSAAPVTQETVFSPSTKINDPSLGTILVQVQSITGSGGVNGVTATIAPSTSVSPNTARSPATQPDATNQDGCTVAVKVTPGTYTVTLGPPSGQYRDQEQSAAPSKTVVVKEGQSSGASFNYDPAIAVSMNYASNAAGALLPTNLTTSFVSTYGTYKATGTAATQYLSPIGSGYVVYPGVYDSNVTNADTTTNPNSCLSTDPTMWPRASDGRIGKTPTPSVSKDQLTANVPMGLVTVTINKSDTILTAKTAAAANGDPGCKVTQSYSFARTSTGSSGTVDVTLALPYGTWSVTSQKSSSSAAVNVTAKGLLGVLLNAGSVTLDPRVAP; encoded by the coding sequence GTGCTGCACGCGCTACGAGAGAGACCGCGGCCGAGCGATGACGGTTTCACGCTCATCGAGGTCATCGTCGCTATCACCGTCTTCGGGATCATCATCGCCGGGGCCTTGGTCGGTGTGGTCTCGGTCATGCGGATCACCTCGGATAACTCTGCTCGATCCCAGGCAGTTAACCTCGCTGCCGGTGCCATCGACACCGCGCGCATCGACGCGCAGAACAACATCACCGGCATGGCCGGCACGACCACGCAGCCGACAGTCGACGGCCGTCAGTACACGGTCAAGCGCACGTTGGACTGGCAGTACACCAACGGCACGACGAACCGGTGCTCGGCCGCTGCGACCGGAACGGCCGCACAGCTCCTCTTCCTGAACGTGCACATCACGGTCACCTGGCCGGGTATGGGCTCCGCGGCTCCGGTCACGCAGGAGACGGTGTTCTCGCCGTCCACGAAGATCAACGACCCGTCCCTCGGCACGATCCTCGTCCAGGTGCAATCGATCACCGGGAGCGGTGGCGTGAACGGCGTGACAGCGACGATCGCCCCGTCGACCTCCGTCTCGCCCAACACAGCCAGATCGCCCGCGACCCAGCCCGATGCCACGAACCAGGACGGTTGCACGGTCGCCGTCAAGGTGACGCCCGGTACCTACACGGTCACCCTCGGCCCACCGTCCGGCCAGTACCGCGACCAGGAACAGTCTGCAGCCCCGTCGAAGACCGTCGTGGTCAAGGAAGGGCAGTCGAGCGGGGCCTCGTTCAACTACGACCCAGCGATCGCGGTCTCGATGAACTACGCCAGCAACGCTGCCGGCGCGCTCCTGCCCACGAACCTCACCACGTCGTTCGTCAGCACGTACGGGACCTACAAGGCGACCGGTACCGCAGCGACGCAGTACCTCAGCCCGATCGGCTCCGGCTACGTCGTCTACCCCGGCGTCTACGACTCGAACGTCACGAACGCCGACACCACGACGAACCCGAACAGCTGCTTGTCGACCGACCCCACCATGTGGCCGCGCGCGAGCGACGGTCGCATCGGGAAGACCCCGACCCCGTCGGTGTCGAAGGACCAGCTCACCGCGAACGTGCCCATGGGGCTCGTCACGGTGACCATCAACAAGTCCGACACCATACTGACCGCGAAGACGGCCGCTGCGGCGAACGGTGACCCGGGATGCAAGGTGACACAGTCGTACTCGTTCGCACGAACGTCCACGGGAAGCTCGGGCACCGTCGACGTCACGCTCGCCCTGCCGTACGGCACGTGGTCGGTCACGAGCCAGAAGTCCTCCTCTTCGGCGGCGGTGAACGTGACGGCCAAGGGGCTGCTCGGTGTCCTGCTGAACGCCGGCTCGGTGACCCTCGACCCGCGGGTCGCACCGTGA
- a CDS encoding type IV pilus twitching motility protein PilT codes for MTDSVYDISVPGDEPVAGWHPGRPGTEVGGRRAARLAAAAAQQPTSPSLEARITPAPSGPVHDLSSDTAAWPAPSGEPVAVPVAQPQAAPATPSAAVPPSTASYGYADAVTQHLPVVPADPTTILQAVHAPTYAPAPEGQAEIHFTRHAREVADPDLITALAQVVYQGASDLHLTADAAPTVRVDGALRPAVPGGPWARNKVIAALKTLLSVEQAGQFDHEQELDFAYSLSPEFRFRVNYYQQRGNWGAAFRIIPTKIKTLKQLGIPEYVGEFAKLPRGLVLVTGPTGSGKSTTLAALIDLVNETRSDHIVTIEDPIEFMHDHKKAIINQREVGADTHSFAAALKHVLRQDPDVILIGELRDLETISVALTAAETGHLVFATLHTQSAPGTIDRVIDVFPPHQQGQIRTQLASTLEGVVCQTLVPKANGAGRVVATEIMKTTPAIGNLVREGKTYQITSAMQAGRDMGMHTMDQDLAELVNVGTITRKAAMEKVHDIEGFDRLVQRVESPSDSSAAAIAASEIDFGDKYSGGH; via the coding sequence ATGACTGACTCCGTCTACGACATCTCCGTGCCCGGGGACGAGCCCGTCGCGGGCTGGCACCCGGGCCGGCCCGGCACCGAGGTCGGTGGCCGCCGTGCGGCACGACTCGCTGCCGCAGCGGCGCAACAGCCGACCTCACCCAGCCTGGAGGCACGGATCACCCCCGCCCCGTCGGGCCCCGTGCACGACCTGTCTAGTGACACCGCCGCGTGGCCGGCACCGTCCGGGGAGCCGGTTGCCGTGCCCGTCGCGCAGCCGCAGGCTGCGCCCGCGACGCCGTCCGCAGCCGTGCCGCCGTCGACCGCGTCCTACGGGTACGCCGACGCCGTGACCCAGCACCTGCCGGTCGTGCCCGCGGACCCGACCACGATCCTCCAGGCCGTCCACGCCCCCACCTACGCGCCCGCACCCGAGGGACAGGCCGAGATCCACTTCACACGCCACGCGCGTGAGGTCGCGGACCCGGACCTCATCACGGCGCTCGCGCAGGTGGTCTACCAGGGTGCGTCCGACCTGCACCTGACCGCCGATGCCGCACCCACCGTGCGGGTCGACGGGGCCCTGCGCCCGGCCGTGCCCGGCGGGCCGTGGGCTCGCAACAAGGTGATCGCGGCCCTCAAGACGCTGCTGTCCGTCGAGCAGGCCGGTCAGTTCGACCACGAACAGGAACTGGACTTCGCGTACTCGCTGTCGCCCGAGTTCCGCTTCCGCGTGAACTACTACCAGCAGCGCGGCAACTGGGGCGCGGCCTTCCGCATCATCCCCACGAAGATCAAGACCCTGAAGCAGCTCGGCATCCCCGAGTACGTGGGGGAGTTCGCGAAGCTGCCCCGCGGCCTCGTGCTCGTCACCGGGCCCACCGGGTCCGGCAAGTCGACCACCCTCGCCGCGCTCATCGACCTCGTCAACGAGACCCGCTCGGACCACATCGTGACGATCGAGGACCCGATCGAGTTCATGCACGACCACAAGAAGGCGATCATCAACCAGCGTGAGGTCGGTGCGGACACGCACTCCTTCGCCGCTGCCCTCAAGCACGTGCTGCGCCAGGACCCCGATGTCATCCTCATCGGTGAGCTCCGCGACCTCGAGACGATCTCCGTCGCCCTCACCGCAGCGGAGACCGGCCACCTCGTGTTCGCGACCCTGCACACGCAGAGCGCTCCCGGCACGATCGATCGCGTCATCGACGTCTTCCCGCCGCACCAGCAGGGGCAGATCCGCACGCAGCTCGCCTCGACGCTCGAGGGTGTCGTCTGCCAGACGCTCGTGCCGAAGGCCAACGGTGCCGGCCGTGTCGTCGCCACCGAGATCATGAAGACCACCCCGGCCATCGGGAACCTCGTGCGCGAGGGCAAGACCTACCAGATCACCTCGGCCATGCAGGCCGGGCGTGACATGGGCATGCACACGATGGACCAGGACCTCGCCGAGCTCGTCAACGTCGGCACCATCACGCGGAAGGCCGCGATGGAGAAGGTGCACGACATCGAGGGCTTCGACCGGCTCGTCCAGCGCGTCGAATCGCCGTCCGACTCCTCTGCCGCGGCCATCGCCGCGTCCGAGATCGACTTCGGCGACAAGTACTCAGGAGGCCACTGA
- the pilM gene encoding type IV pilus assembly protein PilM, producing the protein MTSNVVGIDIGSVSIRAVEVARSRKGVASIERIAEVPLPEGSTQRGEVLETNTIAGVLRQLWSIGKFKTKDVALGMGNQRVLSRDLSVPKAPLAQIRESLPFQVQDLLPVPVGDAILDFYPTGEGMGESGPVVHGLLVAAVKDAVLANVRAAQLAGLNPVGVDLIPFALSRVLTPIGESAGTVALVEVGGNTSTVVISVDGVPQFVRIIPTGGDETTKQIALRLEIPVEQAEAVKRYIGMGARAHTPDDQRAAAVIREAANELIASVRNTLNYFANTKDEGRSVGRIVLAGAGGELAGFREALSESTNVQVVFGDAFAGVRRARGVEADVFDQRGSSLAVAWGLAAGGRAA; encoded by the coding sequence ATGACGAGCAACGTCGTCGGCATCGACATCGGCAGCGTGTCCATCCGCGCCGTCGAGGTCGCACGCTCCAGGAAGGGCGTCGCCTCCATCGAACGAATCGCGGAAGTGCCGCTCCCCGAGGGATCAACCCAGCGGGGTGAGGTCCTGGAGACCAACACGATCGCGGGCGTCCTCCGCCAGCTGTGGTCGATCGGAAAGTTCAAGACGAAGGACGTCGCGCTCGGCATGGGGAACCAGCGCGTGCTGTCACGTGACCTCTCCGTTCCGAAGGCACCTCTCGCGCAGATCCGTGAATCGCTGCCGTTCCAGGTGCAGGATCTACTTCCGGTGCCGGTCGGCGACGCGATCCTCGACTTCTACCCCACCGGCGAGGGGATGGGCGAGTCCGGCCCGGTGGTGCACGGTCTGCTCGTTGCCGCAGTGAAGGACGCGGTCCTCGCGAACGTCCGAGCCGCGCAGCTCGCCGGCCTCAACCCGGTCGGCGTCGACCTGATCCCGTTCGCACTGAGTCGTGTGCTCACCCCCATCGGCGAATCGGCGGGCACCGTTGCGCTCGTCGAGGTCGGGGGCAACACCAGCACTGTCGTGATCAGTGTCGACGGTGTCCCGCAGTTCGTGCGTATCATCCCGACCGGTGGGGACGAGACGACGAAGCAGATCGCGCTCCGGCTCGAGATCCCCGTCGAACAGGCCGAAGCCGTGAAGCGGTACATCGGCATGGGCGCACGGGCTCATACACCTGACGACCAGCGCGCGGCCGCCGTCATCCGAGAAGCCGCCAACGAGCTCATCGCCAGCGTCCGGAACACTCTGAACTACTTCGCGAACACCAAGGACGAGGGGCGCTCGGTGGGACGGATCGTCCTCGCGGGTGCGGGGGGAGAGCTCGCGGGTTTCCGGGAGGCACTCTCTGAGTCGACCAACGTGCAGGTGGTGTTCGGTGATGCCTTCGCGGGTGTGCGACGAGCTCGAGGCGTGGAAGCCGACGTGTTCGACCAGCGAGGGTCGTCCCTCGCTGTGGCGTGGGGACTCGCAGCAGGAGGACGAGCAGCATGA
- a CDS encoding prepilin-type N-terminal cleavage/methylation domain-containing protein, protein MYFTLMGKLNARRNEIVKDSEKGFTLIELLVVVIIIGILAAIAIPVYLGVQNNAKDSGVQNDVSNFKTAVVSSSTQNSNNLPNSATLSTSGDIANTAAFGATGATTAGQKWSDAGVTWSDAEKKLTYVKGTASNTFCVQGESTTGKTFAATDTNGVKSGTCSTAGAFVAG, encoded by the coding sequence ATGTACTTCACGCTCATGGGCAAGCTGAACGCTCGCCGCAACGAAATTGTCAAGGACTCCGAGAAGGGCTTCACCCTCATCGAGCTCCTCGTCGTCGTCATCATCATCGGCATCCTCGCCGCGATCGCCATTCCGGTGTACCTGGGTGTCCAGAACAACGCGAAGGACTCCGGCGTTCAGAACGACGTGTCGAACTTCAAGACCGCAGTCGTCAGCTCCTCGACGCAGAACAGCAACAACCTCCCCAACTCCGCGACCCTCAGCACGTCGGGTGACATCGCGAACACCGCCGCCTTCGGCGCGACGGGTGCCACGACTGCTGGCCAAAAGTGGAGCGACGCAGGCGTGACCTGGTCCGACGCGGAGAAGAAGCTCACCTACGTCAAGGGCACCGCGTCGAACACCTTCTGCGTGCAGGGCGAGAGCACCACTGGCAAGACCTTCGCCGCCACCGACACCAACGGCGTGAAGTCGGGCACCTGCTCGACCGCCGGTGCATTCGTAGCCGGCTGA
- a CDS encoding ATPase, T2SS/T4P/T4SS family, whose protein sequence is MATLSEILILNGALPIEHLDSMTGDEEIDDRSIRSLVDQGLVSEAQYITARAASNNSKTVPLTDYPVDGTAVSMLPAALCRRHGVLGIGFEGEVLVLAMVNPTNVLAIDDARTASGRPVKPLQVDERDLASALDRYLRADDELNDLTSSLGEEASAQAQQQNDLTDGALDDVPIVRFVNLLVSQAIQDHASDIHIEPGEHEVRVRYRIDGVLHEMAPAPKNIQNGVISRLKIMSDIDIAERRKPQDGRMSVRHGGRQIDLRVATLPTVWGEKVVMRILDNTNTSMSLKDLNLLEQNFQAYQRSYSKPYGMILVTGPTGSGKSTTLYTTLNAVAKPEINVITVEDPVEYRMAGVNQVQVNPKAGLTFASALRSILRSDPDVVLLGEIRDHETAQIAIEASLTGHLVLSTLHTNDAPSAITRLTEMDIEPFLVGSALDAVVAQRLARRLCDRCKAPAQYTPAQLVALGFESTEDTAVPEFFGPVGCAVCSSTGYRGRIALHEVMTVTEEIERLAVSRASSAEISRVAQQQGMLTLRQDGWEKVKLGMTSIDEILRVVA, encoded by the coding sequence ATGGCCACGCTGTCCGAGATCCTCATCCTCAACGGAGCCCTGCCGATCGAGCACCTCGACTCGATGACCGGCGACGAGGAGATCGACGACCGTTCGATCCGCTCGCTCGTCGACCAGGGGCTCGTCAGCGAGGCGCAGTACATCACCGCCCGCGCCGCGTCGAACAACTCCAAGACGGTGCCGCTGACCGACTACCCGGTCGACGGCACCGCGGTGTCGATGCTGCCCGCGGCCCTCTGCCGTCGCCACGGCGTCCTGGGCATCGGGTTCGAGGGCGAGGTCCTCGTGCTCGCCATGGTGAACCCGACCAACGTCCTCGCGATCGACGACGCCCGCACCGCCTCCGGCCGCCCGGTGAAGCCCCTGCAGGTCGACGAGCGCGACCTCGCGTCCGCCCTCGACCGCTACCTGCGCGCCGACGACGAGCTCAACGACCTGACCTCGTCCCTCGGTGAAGAAGCATCGGCGCAGGCGCAGCAGCAGAACGACCTGACCGACGGCGCCCTCGACGACGTGCCGATCGTCCGCTTCGTGAACCTGCTCGTCTCGCAGGCCATCCAGGACCACGCATCCGACATCCACATCGAGCCCGGCGAGCACGAGGTCCGGGTCCGCTACCGCATCGACGGCGTGCTGCACGAGATGGCGCCGGCGCCGAAGAACATCCAGAACGGTGTCATCAGCCGTCTGAAGATCATGAGCGACATCGACATCGCCGAGCGTCGGAAGCCGCAGGACGGCCGCATGTCGGTGCGGCACGGCGGTCGGCAGATCGACCTCCGCGTCGCGACGCTCCCCACGGTGTGGGGCGAGAAGGTCGTCATGCGGATCCTCGACAACACGAACACGTCGATGTCCCTCAAGGACCTCAACCTGCTCGAGCAGAACTTCCAGGCGTACCAGCGCTCCTACTCGAAGCCGTACGGCATGATCCTCGTCACCGGTCCGACCGGTTCCGGCAAGTCGACGACGCTCTACACGACGCTCAACGCCGTGGCCAAGCCCGAGATCAACGTCATCACGGTCGAGGACCCGGTCGAGTACCGGATGGCCGGCGTCAACCAGGTGCAGGTCAACCCGAAGGCCGGCCTGACGTTCGCGTCGGCGCTGCGATCGATCTTGCGCTCCGACCCGGACGTCGTGCTCCTCGGTGAGATCCGTGACCACGAGACCGCGCAGATCGCGATCGAGGCCTCGCTCACCGGTCACCTCGTGCTCTCGACCCTGCACACGAACGACGCCCCGTCGGCGATCACCCGGCTGACCGAGATGGACATCGAGCCGTTCCTGGTCGGGTCGGCGCTCGACGCGGTCGTCGCCCAGCGGCTCGCCCGCCGGCTCTGCGACCGCTGCAAGGCACCGGCGCAGTACACACCCGCACAGCTCGTGGCCCTCGGCTTCGAGTCGACCGAGGACACCGCCGTGCCGGAGTTCTTCGGCCCGGTCGGCTGCGCGGTGTGCTCGAGCACCGGGTACCGCGGCCGGATCGCCCTGCACGAGGTCATGACCGTGACCGAGGAGATCGAGCGACTCGCGGTCTCGCGTGCCTCGAGCGCCGAGATCAGCCGTGTCGCCCAGCAGCAGGGCATGCTCACCCTCCGTCAGGACGGGTGGGAGAAGGTCAAGCTCGGCATGACGAGCATCGACGAGATCCTGCGCGTGGTCGCGTAG
- a CDS encoding A24 family peptidase yields MSALQQIAVGVASLAGAFGLLIGSFLNVVVYRVPAGLSVVNPPSACPECGHAIRGFDNVPVLSWLVLRGQCRDCGARISARYPLVEAATAALFAVVASIVLTRAAGAGATLVPTIGMLVVLLYLMGITVALALIDLDTHRLPDKIVLPAYVILGVLLAGVSAASGDWWALGRAAIGMVVLVAVYFGLAVAVPGGMGMGDVKLAGVLGLVLAYLGWGPLAVGAFGGFALGAIFAIGLLAARRAKRGSGIPFGPWMLAGAWLGILCGGPLWDAYLGLIGLT; encoded by the coding sequence ATGAGCGCGTTGCAGCAGATCGCCGTCGGCGTAGCCAGCCTGGCGGGCGCGTTCGGCCTCCTGATCGGTTCGTTCCTCAACGTCGTCGTGTACCGCGTCCCGGCGGGGCTGTCGGTGGTGAACCCGCCGAGCGCCTGTCCGGAGTGCGGCCACGCGATCCGCGGGTTCGACAACGTCCCGGTGCTGTCCTGGCTCGTTCTTCGCGGCCAGTGTCGCGACTGCGGCGCTCGCATCTCCGCTCGGTACCCGCTTGTGGAGGCGGCCACGGCGGCCCTGTTCGCGGTGGTCGCCAGCATCGTCCTCACCCGTGCCGCAGGCGCCGGGGCAACCCTCGTCCCGACCATCGGAATGCTCGTGGTGCTCCTGTACCTGATGGGGATCACCGTCGCGCTCGCACTGATCGATCTGGACACGCACAGGCTGCCGGACAAGATCGTCCTTCCGGCCTACGTGATCCTCGGCGTCCTCCTCGCGGGGGTCTCAGCAGCGTCCGGTGACTGGTGGGCACTGGGTCGTGCGGCGATCGGCATGGTCGTGCTCGTCGCGGTCTACTTCGGCTTGGCCGTTGCGGTCCCCGGAGGTATGGGGATGGGCGACGTGAAGCTCGCCGGCGTACTCGGCCTGGTCCTCGCGTACCTCGGATGGGGACCCCTCGCAGTGGGAGCTTTCGGCGGGTTCGCGCTCGGGGCTATCTTCGCCATCGGTCTCCTGGCCGCCCGACGCGCGAAGCGTGGGAGCGGAATCCCGTTCGGACCGTGGATGCTCGCCGGCGCCTGGCTGGGCATCCTCTGCGGCGGTCCGTTGTGGGACGCCTACCTCGGCCTTATCGGCCTCACCTGA
- a CDS encoding GNAT family N-acetyltransferase produces MATLRERITAPTHLEPPVPVGGLTFRPGSRQDLAAVHAVAVAAAAVDDPHAHPSTADFERTLSTEGLDVPRDTLVGVDADGHVQAYGIVIDVPSRVTAARVVLDGAVHPDLRGHGIGRRVFAWQVERARQRLAALDLDVPATIEVGAPQGAATLGLAAHFGFEPTRNWVDMQVVLDGRAEPDVPALPEGSVVRAATVDDIEPLRLAKNDAFRDHWGSQPMVESDWRGFLTAGKSRLDLSRVVLDADGGIAAFGIVEVDPDGFAARGRSYGYVHWVGVVRAARGRGLAPIVTDAVLQAIQADGLSAAVLHVDAENPSGAGRIYERLGFVAGEVHVTASTPL; encoded by the coding sequence ATGGCGACGCTGCGCGAACGGATCACGGCCCCGACCCACCTCGAGCCCCCGGTACCGGTCGGTGGACTCACGTTCCGGCCCGGTTCGCGGCAGGACCTCGCGGCCGTGCACGCCGTGGCGGTCGCGGCGGCCGCCGTGGACGATCCGCACGCCCATCCCTCCACAGCGGACTTCGAGCGGACCCTGTCCACCGAAGGGCTCGACGTCCCGCGGGACACCCTCGTGGGCGTCGATGCTGATGGGCATGTGCAGGCCTACGGCATCGTCATCGACGTCCCCTCCCGGGTCACCGCTGCCCGGGTGGTCCTCGACGGAGCGGTGCACCCCGATCTGCGCGGACACGGCATCGGGCGGCGGGTGTTCGCCTGGCAGGTCGAGCGTGCCCGCCAGCGGCTGGCGGCGCTCGACCTCGACGTCCCGGCGACCATCGAGGTCGGGGCGCCGCAGGGTGCGGCGACGCTCGGGCTCGCGGCACACTTCGGCTTCGAGCCGACCCGGAACTGGGTCGACATGCAGGTCGTGCTCGACGGACGCGCGGAGCCCGACGTGCCGGCGCTGCCCGAGGGCTCCGTCGTGCGTGCGGCCACCGTCGACGACATCGAACCGCTCCGGCTCGCGAAGAACGACGCCTTCCGGGACCACTGGGGGTCGCAGCCGATGGTCGAGTCGGACTGGCGCGGGTTCCTCACGGCGGGCAAGAGCCGGCTCGACCTCTCGCGGGTGGTGCTCGACGCCGACGGTGGGATCGCCGCGTTCGGCATCGTCGAGGTGGACCCGGACGGGTTCGCTGCCCGCGGTCGGTCGTACGGGTACGTGCACTGGGTCGGCGTGGTGCGCGCCGCCCGTGGCCGTGGTCTCGCGCCGATCGTCACGGACGCGGTGCTGCAGGCGATCCAGGCCGACGGGCTGTCCGCCGCGGTGCTGCACGTCGACGCCGAGAACCCGAGCGGAGCGGGACGGATCTACGAGCGCCTCGGCTTCGTCGCGGGCGAGGTCCACGTCACGGCGTCGACACCCCTCTGA
- a CDS encoding DUF6121 family protein, whose translation MSRWLIATMTSVLFIALVIAVTGFEALLADVEVISQPDATPYLGPAMVIGGAAVVFLATAVGAREGNPGVTGLVAAATAYLVMLGVGAVGYALVRSDLTELLVFPAGYALGPFVVGSVVVALLCVVGGITMARHQAKTPQAQVPSTSDDGARR comes from the coding sequence ATGTCCCGGTGGTTGATCGCGACGATGACGTCGGTCCTCTTCATCGCGCTCGTGATCGCGGTGACGGGCTTCGAAGCCCTGCTCGCCGACGTCGAGGTCATCTCCCAGCCCGACGCCACCCCCTACCTCGGGCCGGCGATGGTGATCGGCGGCGCGGCGGTGGTGTTCCTCGCAACGGCGGTCGGTGCCCGCGAGGGCAACCCCGGCGTCACGGGCCTGGTCGCCGCTGCAACCGCGTACCTGGTGATGCTCGGTGTCGGGGCGGTCGGCTACGCCCTGGTCCGGTCGGACCTCACGGAGCTGCTGGTCTTCCCGGCCGGCTACGCGCTGGGGCCGTTCGTCGTCGGCTCGGTCGTGGTGGCGCTCCTCTGCGTGGTGGGTGGCATCACGATGGCCCGTCACCAGGCGAAGACACCGCAGGCGCAGGTCCCGTCCACGAGCGATGACGGCGCCCGGCGATAG
- a CDS encoding type II secretion system F family protein codes for MSLAYDYRGRDGAGKLVKGRLDASSEGAVVQRLRGMGVSPIAITEAKAGSGLQTEIKIPGFEKGVGLKDLAIMARQASTMLSSGLSLLRALSILADQTDNKKLKDILGKVRDDVERGVSFSDAVAKYPVDFPPIMINMIRAGETGGFLDQAMDSIATNFEKEHKLRATIKSAMTYPVVVLCMSLVAVVVMLVFIVPIFQKMFSSLGGQLPLPTMLLVYASHAMVWVGPILLVAIVLGWLWWRANKNTDRVRAIVDPIRLRLPVFGQLNQKIVIARFARNFSNMIGAGVPILQALQIVGEVSNNFVVQSALQRVAESVRKGQSIAEPLGVEKVFPEMVSQMVAVGEDAGSLEVMLEKIAEFYDNEVETTTEALTSLIEPLLIAFLGVVVGGMIVALYLPIFKITSLIH; via the coding sequence ATGTCGCTCGCCTACGACTACCGGGGGCGCGACGGCGCCGGCAAGCTCGTGAAGGGGCGGCTCGACGCGTCCTCCGAAGGTGCTGTCGTCCAGCGGCTGCGGGGGATGGGGGTCTCGCCGATCGCCATCACCGAGGCGAAGGCCGGCAGCGGCCTGCAGACCGAGATCAAGATCCCCGGGTTCGAGAAGGGCGTCGGGCTCAAGGACCTCGCGATCATGGCGCGGCAGGCGTCGACGATGCTGTCGTCCGGGCTCTCGCTGCTCCGTGCGCTGTCGATCCTCGCCGACCAGACGGACAACAAGAAGCTCAAGGACATCCTCGGCAAGGTCCGGGACGACGTCGAGCGTGGTGTCTCGTTCTCGGACGCCGTGGCGAAGTACCCCGTCGACTTCCCGCCGATCATGATCAACATGATCCGGGCCGGCGAGACCGGCGGGTTCCTCGACCAGGCCATGGACTCGATCGCGACGAACTTCGAGAAGGAGCACAAGCTCCGGGCGACGATCAAGTCGGCGATGACGTACCCGGTGGTCGTGCTGTGCATGTCCTTGGTCGCCGTCGTGGTGATGCTCGTGTTCATCGTGCCGATCTTCCAGAAGATGTTCTCTTCACTCGGCGGCCAACTGCCGCTCCCCACGATGCTGCTGGTCTACGCCTCGCACGCGATGGTCTGGGTGGGACCGATCCTGCTCGTCGCGATCGTGCTCGGGTGGCTGTGGTGGCGAGCGAACAAGAACACCGATCGCGTGCGCGCGATCGTGGATCCGATCAGATTGCGCCTGCCGGTCTTCGGCCAGCTCAATCAGAAGATCGTCATCGCACGATTCGCGCGAAACTTCTCGAACATGATCGGTGCGGGAGTCCCAATATTGCAGGCGTTGCAGATCGTCGGGGAAGTGTCGAACAACTTCGTCGTTCAGAGTGCATTGCAACGTGTCGCCGAATCGGTTCGGAAAGGTCAATCCATCGCGGAGCCGCTCGGGGTGGAAAAAGTCTTCCCCGAAATGGTTTCGCAAATGGTCGCTGTCGGCGAGGATGCCGGTTCGCTCGAAGTGATGCTCGAGAAGATCGCCGAGTTCTACGACAACGAGGTCGAGACGACGACCGAAGCGCTCACCTCGCTCATCGAGCCGCTGCTCATCGCCTTCCTCGGCGTGGTCGTGGGCGGGATGATCGTCGCGCTCTACCTTCCTATCTTCAAGATCACCTCGTTGATTCACTGA